Genomic window (Castor canadensis chromosome X, mCasCan1.hap1v2, whole genome shotgun sequence):
GCCAGGACCTCCGCCAGGGttgacacacacactcacagctTTGCACAAGAACATTGGCTCGTGTGGGGGTAGCTACTTGCTTGACAGCCGGGTCACTTAAGGGGCTTACAGATAAGGGTGGGCTTCCAAGGACAGGGGAGCAGCCTGCCCGGGGATGGTggatgggatgggggtggggtccCTTTGTAGGGATAGCCAGGCAACTGGCACCCTTCAGACAGCTTCTTTGGCCATATTGTCATCAGGCATCCTCTTCTAGGCTAGAGTTGGGCCTTCAGTGGGTCTTCCAGGTCTGCAGCCTGAGTCTGCATGGTTCGAGCTGACCTTGGCCTTGGTAGCTGCTGAATTGCAGTTCACCAAGCCAGGCCGAGGTTCTCCCAGCTCACTCTCTCCAGTTCTTCAGCCaccctacaaaaacaaaacagaacaaaaccaccCCCACCAaggcctccctcctcctcctcctgctcttccACCTGTTCCTTTTGAACAAAACTGCTCTATACACCCACTCACTCCCAAGCTAGCTTGGAGGAGACTGGCCCAGCAGGAACTCCATGCCCCTGCCTGGGGTCTCCTCAGTCTTTTTGCCCACATAGCCCTGTCAGGCTGCAGGGGTAGAAAGTGCCTCTGGGATGGCTCTGGGCTCCCAGAGCCTTTGGATCCAGGGACCCAACCTTTACTCACGAAGGGGCTCGTGGGTGCTGCATTCCTGGGGCTCTCCTAAAGCTGTATGGATGATTCTAAGGACGGGTTGGACCCTGTGGAGTCCCCTCTTGggcattctctctctgtctcgcaGCATTGGCTCCCAGGCACTGGCTCTTGACTGGGGAAGCCCTGAGGCAGGCTCTTCCATGCCCCATGTGGCTTCAGGGCCAGTTGGCATCCTCAGTTCAGAGCCCCCAGGGTAAGCATTTGGAAGTGGCCAAATGACTGTGCTGACACCCAGTCCAGAGCCCCCAGCTTCACCATCTTctgcttctgctctgctgaaGTCCCCACTTGAGTTTCGGGCACATTGTGGGCTGGGTGCACCAGcttcctgctttattttctggCACTTCCTGGGGGCCCTCACTGAGCTGGGTGGAGCTTGGTCTTGGTTGGTGTAGTCCTTCCTAGATATTTTAGGGTGAGGGGGCCTGGCCTGGGCCTGGCTGGCATGCCTTTCTCGCTTACTCAGGTCTGCTgttatttgccagggctgccccctccctttcttccaaaatctcttttgttttcttggcttGTGATAAGAATTGTTGCCATGTTCTCCAGAGCCTACTTGGCCTTGGGCTTGGGATGGCTCTTGTCCCAAGCCCGGCTCCCGTTTCCCAACCCAATTGCAGCTTGCTTCTTCTGCTTCACCAAGGGCAGGTTGGAGGGATTGAAGCACTGTACCCTGATGTGGCCCTCTTCCCCACAACTATAGCAGAATGTGTGGTGTTTCTGTCTTCCTGTACCTCGAGAGCCAGACCTCAGCATACCTCCCCTCCTGTGCTGACCTCTGCCCCTCCGGCGTCGTCTTCGAGAGCCTTGGGTAGGCCTGGTCTCAACCATGTTGTCACAGGCAGGGACAAGCGGTGCCCTGTCACCACTGATGGTAGATGGCCTTGGGCCTAATTCCAGTCCCTTCAAGCACTCCCTCTCTGGGCCTATCATTGTGGCCTCCCACTCCTCCTCCTCACGAAGTAGCTTCACCAGGGCCAGGAAACCAGGTGGCTTCCTTCTCTGTTTCATCAGCTTAAGCTTGTCCCGAAGTTTTTCAGTAAGGGTGGCCCCACCTAAGATTCGTTTCAGGCGAGTTTGATTCACATTCCTTCGTGATACTGCATTTTTCTCTATAGCTTTTTGGAGCAGGGGTTCCAAACGAACCACAAAGCTAGAGACTTTCTCTCCTGGCTCCTGATAGGCTTTACAAAATTTCACCTGGgtgatttttctgctttctacagGTCCAAACACCTGCTGCAGGGCATCCAGGCATTCCTTCACAGTGATGGCAGCATTGTTGGCTCTAAGCACACTGACCACCTGCAGAGCTGGACCCCGCAAGCATTCCATCAGCCTACGCCTCTTTTCCACCTCAGGCACCTGCCACATCTGTAACATCTCAGTAGTGTGCTCAAGCCAGGCTTCAAAGGACAGCACCCCTGGGATGGATATGCTGTTCCCAGAAAACACCCTGAGTTCTCGGTACAAAATTTGTTCTAGCAGAGGCTGCACCATTGCCCCGAGGGTCTGGGCCCAAGTCCAGAACTCTGGGGAAATAGCCAGTCTGGGAGCAGAACAATTAGTGTAGGATCCGAGGACTCTGTTCATGTCTGACActgttctcctctcctcctctaaGAAGCTGTTCAGTCTATTGAGAAATTCGCCATCTGAGTTGCGGGGTTTGACAACCACTTCCCAGGGCCCCCCCTTTCCTGGTATTTCCCTGGGGACCAAGGCATAGTCGAAATCTTCTGCAAGCTCCAGCAGAAAGGCCTGTGCATTCTCCTCCCTCCTAAACATCCTGCCGATGATCCTGTATCTTCCCAAGTGCCTGAGAGCCTCCTGGAGAGTCTCGTCAAACTCATCCTCACTACAGTCCTCGGGGATTCCCAGGATCAGCATGGATCTCTGGGTGTTCAGATGCTCCCCCCTACACCAGTCCTGCAACAGGGTCAACGGCATGTCTCCAACTTCAGCGGATTCTAattggggcggggaggggagtgTGACCGGGACCTGTTGCACCTAAATGGGGCTCACATCCAAGACGACTGCAGCCAGCCCGGGTCTCCACAGCCTGTGAATGCGAACGGGGCGAGAGCGAGGTTAATgatccccgccccgcccccaatCCCCTCCCACCTCCGGCGGCGCCTCTGCGGCCAGGCCCCGACCCCCGCGGGCCCCCGTGGGTCGAGGCCCCCTCCACACACCGCCCCCCCGCACCCCCAATCCCCCGAAGCCTGCACAGTCGCTCCAGGGCGCAGCAGGGCGGCGGGGTCTCCCGGGGCTAAGCGCCCCCTCCCGGGCGGGGTCTGGTACCTTCTTCTGGGCCAGAGTCCTTCCTGGTCCGGGTCCCAGCGGCAAGGGTTCGGGGCTGGGCAGGGCGGCGGCGGTGGCAGGGTCGGGCGCCCGTCGCTTCCCCCGCTCTGTCTCGCTCACGCTACGTCTCGCTCTCGCTCTCGCTCTGGCTCTCCGGTTCCGGCACGTGGGCCAGTGCGCCGGCGCCTGCTCGCCACCGCTCTCTGCAGTGCGGACTCGGGGCGGGGTGCGGTGGCGGTGGAGCGCGGACCCTCCGCGTCGCCCCGGAGACCGCCGGGCCATTGGCGCGCGCTGGTCACGCGGCTGGGCTGTTGCTGCCGCCGCGGGGACCCGGGGGCCGCGGGTGACGTCACCTGCTCCtctccccgcccccgcccccggcccTAGCACAGGTGACACCCCCcgacccccaccctgccccccatAGCCCTGGATCTGGGAGTCAGTGGCCCGAGTCCCCAGGACTGACTTTGACTTTCCCCACCTGGCCCTCCATCCCGGGATTCTGCCCGGAACCCAGCTCCTCCTGGACGTGCCCTTGGGTTCCCAGCTTAAGGGGAGGGTGGTCTGCGCCCCGAGTCTCCAGAAAGTGGCCTGCGGTGCGCCTGCCAGCTGTGCAGCTCTGTGTTTGTTCGAGCTGGGGCTTCTGCTCCTGCCCCTCCTCTTCTGATCCCCACTCTGGACTGGGCCAGTCCCGGGGCTAGGTGAGGAACACCGGTGTCTTAGGAAGCTGCATCCATATTTAGAGCCCAACCTCTGGGGCCAGCTTTTCCTGCAAACCTAGTTAGTACTTGTGTATTTATTGGGTCCCAAGGAAGCAACTGAATGAGGGCGGGATTGACTGCCTTTTAAGCAGAGTGCCACCCCCCTACTCTGAGCTCCTGCTTGCTCTGCTAGTTCCATGGTAGCCTCCTGTGGCCAGGGCTCCAGACCCTCTCCAGCCACATAAGGTGAGGCTTTTGGTTGATGTTCAGGAGGCAATCACTCATCCAGCCAGATCTGGGAATCCACCTTGTATAGGGATGTGACACAGAACTCTCCACATGACTTCTGTCCCACTCTGGGGCTTCAGCTTTCTGCTTATTGGCCTGCTACTTGTCGAGGATCAACAAGCATTGACTCCTCTGGACGTTTCCCTGGTCAGACTGGATTCTTAGTATGGCTTCATGGCACTCACTTCATTTACTGCTCACCAGAATCCTGTTGGTAGGTGTTAACATTGTCCTTATTTGATTGCAGGTAGAGTTGAAACTAGATCCTAAATTCCTGCCCATCACTCTTTGAGTACAGTTGGGACCATTTCTCCCCTAATTGCTTTATCCTCCTTTATTTTCCAGATTCCTGTCCATTTAT
Coding sequences:
- the Pnma3 gene encoding paraneoplastic antigen Ma3, yielding MPLTLLQDWCRGEHLNTQRSMLILGIPEDCSEDEFDETLQEALRHLGRYRIIGRMFRREENAQAFLLELAEDFDYALVPREIPGKGGPWEVVVKPRNSDGEFLNRLNSFLEEERRTVSDMNRVLGSYTNCSAPRLAISPEFWTWAQTLGAMVQPLLEQILYRELRVFSGNSISIPGVLSFEAWLEHTTEMLQMWQVPEVEKRRRLMECLRGPALQVVSVLRANNAAITVKECLDALQQVFGPVESRKITQVKFCKAYQEPGEKVSSFVVRLEPLLQKAIEKNAVSRRNVNQTRLKRILGGATLTEKLRDKLKLMKQRRKPPGFLALVKLLREEEEWEATMIGPERECLKGLELGPRPSTISGDRAPLVPACDNMVETRPTQGSRRRRRRGRGQHRRGGMLRSGSRGTGRQKHHTFCYSCGEEGHIRVQCFNPSNLPLVKQKKQAAIGLGNGSRAWDKSHPKPKAK